Genomic segment of Vibrio celticus:
ACTCAAACTAAAAGCTCAATTGGTCGCCTACCTAAGCACAAAGCGTGTCTTAAAGGTCTAGGTCTTCGTCGCATCAACCATACAGTAGAACTTGAAGATACACCGTGCGTACGCGGTATGATCAACAAGGTTTACTACATGGTTAAGATTGAGGAGTAATCAGAATGCGTTTGAATACTCTATCACCGGCTGCTGGCTCTAAACCTTCTAAGAAGCGTGTAGGTCGTGGTATCGGTTCTGGCCTTGGTAAAACAGGTGGCCGTGGTCACAAAGGTCAAAAGTCACGTTCTGGCGGCTCTGTTCGTCCAGGTTTTGAAGGCGGTCAAATGCCTCTAAAACAACGTCTACCTAAATTCGGTTTCACTTCTCGTAAGAGTCTAGTGTCTGCTGAAGTTCGTCTAGCCGAGCTAGCGAAAGTAACAGGTGACGTAGTTGATCTTAACAGCCTTAAAGCTGCTAACGTTATCACTAAGAACATCGAGTTTGTTAAGATCGTTCTTTCTGGTGACCTAAGCAAAGCTGTGACTGTTAAAGGTCTACGCGTGACTAAAGGCGCTAAAGCTGCAATCGAAGCTGCAGGCGGTAAAATCGAGGAATAATCTCGAGGAACGAGGTACAGATGGCTAAGAAACCAGGACAAGATTTTCGTAGTGCTCAGAGCGGCTTAAGTGAACTAAAGTCGCGCTTATTATTCGTAATTGGTGCACTTTTAGTATTCCGAGCCGGCTCTTTTGTGCCGATCCCTGGTATTGACGCAGCTGTACTTGCCGATTTGTTCGATCAGCAAAAAGGTACCATCGTAGAAATGTTTAACATGTTCTCCGGTGGTGCTCTTGAGCGTGCATCTATATTAGCATTGGGTATCATGCCGTACATTTCGGCATCGATCGTAGTCCAATTGCTAACTGTAGTTCATCCAGCGTTAGCGGAACTCAAGAAAGAGGGTGAAGCAGGCCGTCGTAAGATAAGCCAATATACACGCTACGGCACGCTTGTACTTGCAACATTCCAAGCTATTGGTATCGCAACAGGCTTACCAAACATGGTCGACAATCTGGTTGTTATCAACCAAACCATGTTTACGCTTATTGCTACCGTGAGTTTAGTAACTGGTACCATGTTCTTAATGTGGTTAGGTGAACAAATCACTGAGCGAGGAATCGGTAATGGTATTTCCATTCTGATTTTTGCAGGTATTGTTGCTGGATTGCCTTCTGCAATCGGTCAAACAATCGAGCAAGCGCGTCAAGGTGAATTGCATGTGCTTCTTCTGCTGTTGATTGCTGTATTGTCTTTTGCTGTTATTTACTTCGTAGTTTTCATGGAACGTGGTCAACGTCGTATCGTCGTTAACTATGCGAAACGTCAACAAGGTCGTAAAGTTTTTGCAGCACAAAGCTCTCACTTGCCTCTTAAGATTAATATGGCAGGTGTTATTCCAGCGATTTTCGCATCAAGTATTATTTTGTTCCCAGGAACATTAGCGCAGTGGTTTGGTCAAAATGGTGAAAGCAGCGCGTTCGGTTGGTTAACTGACGTGTCATTAGCTCTTAGCCCAGGTCAACCTTTGTATGTAATGCTTTATGCAGCAGCTATAATCTTCTTCTGTTTCTTCTATACAGCGTTGGTGTTTAACCCACGTGAAACAGCTGATAACTTGAAGAAGTCTGGTGCATTCGTACCCGGTATCCGCCCAGGTGAGCAGACAGCGAAATATATCGATAAAGTGATGACTAGACTAACCCTTGCGGGCGCTCTATACATTACTTTTATATGTCTGATTCCTGAGTTCATGATGGTCGCGTGGAACGTTCGTTTCTACTTTGGCGGCACATCACTACTAATCGTAGTGGTAGTTATCATGGATTTCATGGCACAGGTACAGACTCATCTGATGTCACAACAGTATGATTCTGTGTTAAAGAAAGCGAATCTGAAGGGTTACGGCCGTTAATTCGGTGGTAACAATTTCGATTCCATTTACGGAGTTTAGCAATGAAAGTTCGTGCTTCCGTTAAAAAAATCTGCCGTAACTGTAAAGTTATCAAGCGTAACGGTGTCGTTCGCGTGATTTGCAGTGAGCCAAAGCATAAGCAACGCCAAGGCTAATTAGCAGAAATTTTTACTTGAAATACAAGGTAGAGTCGAGTATATTCCTCGGCCTACCTTTTGCGTGCAAAAGAAGTAGTATGCCGCAGCGTATCCATAACGGGCTTTGCTGCGGATAATTCTTTTATGAACCCCTTAGGAGTGAATAATGGCCCGTATAGCCGGCATTAACATTCCTGATCATAAGCATTCTGTAATTGCACTTACTGCAATCTACGGTATCGGTAAAACTCGCTCTCAAGCTATTCTAGCTGAAGTGGGTATTGCTGAAGATGCTAAGATCAGTGAACTAACTGAAGAGCAGATCGATCAACTGCGTGATGGTGTAGCTAAGTACACTGTAGAAGGTGATCTACGTCGTGAAGTATCGATGAACATCAAGCGTCTTATGGACCTTGGCTGTTACCGCGGTCTTCGTCATCGTCGCAGTCTACCACTACGTGGACAGCGTACTAAAACCAACGCTCGCACCCGTAAGGGTCCGCGCAAGCCGATCAAGAAATAGTCGGATAAGGTAGAGTACAATGGCAAAACAACCAACTCGCGCGCGTAAGCGCGTACGCAAGCAAGTAGCTGATGGCGTAGCGCACATTCATGCTTCTTTCAACAACACAATCGTAACTATCACT
This window contains:
- the rpsM gene encoding 30S ribosomal protein S13, which produces MARIAGINIPDHKHSVIALTAIYGIGKTRSQAILAEVGIAEDAKISELTEEQIDQLRDGVAKYTVEGDLRREVSMNIKRLMDLGCYRGLRHRRSLPLRGQRTKTNARTRKGPRKPIKK
- the rpmD gene encoding 50S ribosomal protein L30 codes for the protein MATIKVTQTKSSIGRLPKHKACLKGLGLRRINHTVELEDTPCVRGMINKVYYMVKIEE
- the rpmJ gene encoding 50S ribosomal protein L36, with the protein product MKVRASVKKICRNCKVIKRNGVVRVICSEPKHKQRQG
- the rplO gene encoding 50S ribosomal protein L15 → MRLNTLSPAAGSKPSKKRVGRGIGSGLGKTGGRGHKGQKSRSGGSVRPGFEGGQMPLKQRLPKFGFTSRKSLVSAEVRLAELAKVTGDVVDLNSLKAANVITKNIEFVKIVLSGDLSKAVTVKGLRVTKGAKAAIEAAGGKIEE
- the secY gene encoding preprotein translocase subunit SecY — encoded protein: MAKKPGQDFRSAQSGLSELKSRLLFVIGALLVFRAGSFVPIPGIDAAVLADLFDQQKGTIVEMFNMFSGGALERASILALGIMPYISASIVVQLLTVVHPALAELKKEGEAGRRKISQYTRYGTLVLATFQAIGIATGLPNMVDNLVVINQTMFTLIATVSLVTGTMFLMWLGEQITERGIGNGISILIFAGIVAGLPSAIGQTIEQARQGELHVLLLLLIAVLSFAVIYFVVFMERGQRRIVVNYAKRQQGRKVFAAQSSHLPLKINMAGVIPAIFASSIILFPGTLAQWFGQNGESSAFGWLTDVSLALSPGQPLYVMLYAAAIIFFCFFYTALVFNPRETADNLKKSGAFVPGIRPGEQTAKYIDKVMTRLTLAGALYITFICLIPEFMMVAWNVRFYFGGTSLLIVVVVIMDFMAQVQTHLMSQQYDSVLKKANLKGYGR